In a genomic window of Novosphingobium sp. KA1:
- a CDS encoding GntR family transcriptional regulator, whose protein sequence is MMSPGTRQGEKVYADLKEAVLSGRYASDTELSIAAIAEDIGASGSPVRDGLHRLYGERLLQMGPHRGFRVPSWSADALRDCYTWHGHLMRMAIKAIGPKALREPVAPEGWLTDYSTPDRIVATAERMFLTLANRSSSNELVAAVVNAGERLRTIRLVETERWSDCGDELVSANVLARFEPGSRLLEAIWNYHRRRIRAANMLSESLKSRL, encoded by the coding sequence ATGATGTCGCCGGGAACCCGCCAGGGTGAGAAAGTCTATGCGGACCTTAAGGAAGCCGTGCTTTCGGGGCGCTATGCGTCCGACACGGAGCTGTCTATTGCGGCTATCGCCGAGGATATCGGGGCCAGCGGCTCACCGGTCCGCGATGGTCTTCATCGCCTTTACGGCGAGCGGCTCCTGCAGATGGGCCCGCATCGAGGATTTAGAGTGCCCAGCTGGAGTGCCGATGCGCTCAGAGATTGCTACACATGGCATGGTCATCTCATGCGCATGGCCATCAAGGCGATCGGACCAAAGGCGCTCCGCGAACCGGTGGCGCCCGAGGGATGGCTGACCGATTACAGCACTCCCGATCGCATCGTCGCGACCGCGGAGCGCATGTTTCTCACGCTGGCGAACAGGTCCTCTTCCAACGAGCTCGTGGCCGCTGTCGTCAATGCGGGCGAGCGTTTGCGCACTATCCGACTCGTCGAAACAGAACGCTGGTCGGACTGCGGCGACGAGCTTGTCTCTGCCAATGTATTGGCAAGATTTGAGCCCGGAAGCAGGCTACTGGAGGCTATCTGGAACTACCACCGTCGCCGAATTCGGGCTGCGAATATGCTTTCTGAATCGCTAAAATCGCGGTTATAA
- a CDS encoding type-F conjugative transfer system secretin TraK — MPKHADPCASLRRAPMLCLLLLAAPASASASAQGIQALPDQTSHIRLSNRDINHVVCEGGEIEDVKFSVEKGLAVEKGGADAWIKFLTREADDAGQVTRTYVTQPAEFFVTCNGATYPLYAEPAEIPAQTVLLVPGARQRAQANSDLLAALADEDRAVSVTMALLDDHVPASFSEVAPSDTVIRPASLPALSLTEQRRIAIEGTGLSASEYRLQAAAPIVLDERQLVDAGLGERIFAITLDRVRLAAGETARLVVVRRGAMQ, encoded by the coding sequence ATGCCGAAACACGCTGACCCCTGCGCGTCGTTGCGCCGCGCCCCGATGCTCTGCCTGCTGCTCCTGGCAGCGCCGGCATCAGCATCGGCATCGGCACAGGGTATCCAGGCCCTACCGGACCAGACCAGCCATATCCGCCTCTCCAACCGCGACATCAATCATGTCGTTTGCGAAGGCGGCGAGATCGAGGACGTCAAGTTCTCGGTCGAGAAGGGTCTCGCCGTCGAGAAGGGCGGCGCGGACGCCTGGATCAAGTTCCTGACCCGCGAGGCCGACGACGCCGGCCAGGTCACGCGGACCTATGTCACCCAGCCTGCAGAATTCTTCGTCACCTGCAATGGCGCGACCTATCCGCTCTATGCCGAACCCGCCGAGATCCCGGCGCAGACCGTGCTGCTGGTGCCGGGCGCCCGCCAGCGCGCGCAGGCGAACAGCGATCTGCTCGCCGCGCTCGCCGACGAGGACCGCGCGGTCTCGGTGACGATGGCGCTCCTCGACGATCATGTCCCGGCGAGTTTCAGCGAAGTCGCGCCATCGGACACGGTGATACGGCCTGCGTCTCTGCCCGCCCTTTCGCTGACCGAGCAGCGCCGGATCGCCATCGAAGGCACCGGGCTTTCCGCTTCGGAATACCGGCTACAGGCCGCCGCGCCGATCGTACTCGACGAACGCCAGCTGGTCGATGCCGGTCTCGGTGAGCGTATCTTCGCGATCACCCTCGATCGGGTGCGCCTGGCCGCCGGAGAAACCGCCCGCCTCGTAGTCGTGCGCCGGGGAGCAATGCAATGA
- a CDS encoding type IV conjugative transfer system protein TraL has product MDERLPQYLHRPVQILWFGSDEFLLATSSVFVAAIVGGFVGWALIAALLLFIPWKRSKPRGYLSHLAWRWGLVSFPHYPGPTQTRFFE; this is encoded by the coding sequence ATGGACGAGCGCCTTCCGCAATATCTGCATCGGCCGGTCCAGATCCTGTGGTTCGGATCGGACGAGTTCCTGCTCGCGACCTCGAGCGTCTTCGTGGCCGCGATCGTGGGCGGATTTGTCGGCTGGGCGCTCATCGCCGCCCTTCTCCTTTTCATCCCATGGAAGCGAAGCAAGCCCAGGGGCTACCTGTCCCATCTGGCCTGGCGCTGGGGCCTGGTCTCCTTCCCCCATTATCCGGGTCCGACGCAGACCCGCTTCTTCGAGTAG
- a CDS encoding TraE/TraK family type IV conjugative transfer system protein, translated as MGILSRKRKAEDPLLGKPASFGIHRYLQGSANLFEENRLLKVAVAGMFGVTLVLGAVIYTTNQNARTVVVPFGATGDLYVSGSKPSEAYLVAMTRNIVALSGTWSAYSADRQFQELLGLVHPSAYGAMRDSLNGVLDELADNPTLSIATYIRGDQPVRWTPHEILVPVEKVRVIGGVIRKFRGVLRIGYRIENGRFWLTRLSEEQFDAETR; from the coding sequence ATGGGTATCCTCTCACGCAAGCGAAAGGCCGAAGATCCGCTGCTGGGCAAACCGGCGAGTTTCGGCATCCATCGCTATCTGCAGGGCTCGGCCAACCTCTTCGAGGAGAACCGGCTGCTCAAGGTCGCGGTGGCCGGCATGTTCGGCGTCACGCTCGTGTTGGGAGCGGTCATCTACACGACCAACCAGAACGCGCGCACCGTGGTCGTGCCCTTCGGCGCCACCGGCGATCTCTACGTCTCGGGCAGCAAGCCGTCCGAAGCCTATCTCGTCGCGATGACGCGCAACATCGTCGCGCTGTCGGGAACATGGTCGGCCTATTCGGCCGACCGCCAGTTCCAGGAGCTTCTCGGGCTTGTCCATCCGTCCGCCTATGGCGCGATGCGCGACAGCCTGAACGGCGTGCTCGACGAACTGGCCGACAATCCAACGCTGTCGATCGCCACCTACATCCGGGGTGACCAGCCGGTGCGCTGGACGCCGCATGAGATCCTCGTGCCGGTGGAGAAAGTCCGCGTCATCGGCGGGGTGATCCGCAAATTCCGGGGCGTTCTGCGGATCGGCTACCGGATCGAGAATGGCCGCTTCTGGCTGACCCGCCTTTCCGAGGAGCAGTTCGATGCCGAAACACGCTGA
- a CDS encoding helix-turn-helix domain-containing protein codes for MPLQAMPTARDPSVLATIKLMSGRRIEMQRRTEKITQEDFAARVGIGARWLREIEAGNPKSRLDDHFRCAHALGLSTGHLVIPLLFMEHQRVFPRGLLEGDLSKLETVCIDAIARHNLDTLSHQLFARDADHTPDD; via the coding sequence ATGCCGCTTCAGGCGATGCCCACTGCACGCGATCCCTCGGTGCTTGCGACGATCAAGCTGATGTCGGGGAGACGGATAGAAATGCAACGGCGTACCGAAAAGATTACGCAGGAAGACTTCGCCGCTCGTGTCGGAATCGGCGCGCGCTGGCTGCGCGAGATCGAGGCCGGCAACCCCAAGTCGCGGCTCGACGATCACTTCCGCTGCGCGCATGCCCTGGGGCTTTCGACCGGGCATCTCGTCATTCCGCTGCTGTTCATGGAACATCAGCGGGTCTTTCCCCGCGGCTTACTCGAAGGAGACCTCTCGAAGCTCGAAACCGTCTGCATAGATGCCATTGCCCGGCATAACCTCGACACGCTCTCGCACCAGCTCTTCGCACGCGATGCCGACCACACGCCCGACGACTGA
- a CDS encoding TraC family protein produces the protein MSARNNRGGLSYQRLRAAVTRDAYSDFLPILAWVEKEEAFLCIDDGWGQAWELVPAAYMFAHVQQALLGLLNIHFPEGTVLQLITFADPLIDPALDAYLDLKVRPDPLVQASARRTADYLRAGTRGLDSLHGIPVRDFRLFLAVKTRVKLGADLRRQVEEQLAKMGIRRLPPSELVSFYRRIFNGVFAPAPGVFLQDGVGGMPAPSVARQIIEAGPDLFFEGPEVFLGNQVARCLTPKAPARRITAERANRLMGGMRGSAEDSDQIGGPFLSCLSVLFDHSQFEIHKRAQILSAQKAAGSFAVEVGKQIEEIGWILDEASNSRFVSVIPTMWVLGRDSAQARDMAARAKRLWESEPLPFMVQEESYLLPVLLAASLPFGLYPEKRTMKLLERDFRMPVKAATLMAPVQTDFRGGGRPALLYVGRKGQLITLDLFDPRINNYNFIVSAESGAGKSFLLNNLCQQYYAQGALIRIIDIGGSYRKLCTLCSGRYIDIGEERLVLNPFDMGLALDGEDKQSAIAMAVAIVAEMANAATRKPVTTSQWNLLKSAVQWTVDGGRGEDGIDAVREWLGRYPENAVSDLDRVEHLVPVARELAFNLRDFGSGGAYGHFFNGPSTFDIRSDEFVVLELERLKALPDLFNVIVMVVVNAVTQELYLSDRGRPRFVLCDEAAQFMTRSDGQDLSRLAEAFGQGYRRARKYQGSFGIVLQSMNDLTLFGGTGQVILENAATKFLLQGSTYDKAVDNKILDYSGFVLDLLKSVRNAKPNYSEVFIDSPLGLGIARLVVDPFSYWINTSAPGEVAAFEALLRAGRSPLEAVCELAGVDPVQILGDGGGREHQWDGQSDGAAA, from the coding sequence ATGAGCGCGCGAAATAACCGGGGCGGCCTCAGCTACCAGCGCCTGCGCGCGGCGGTGACGCGCGATGCCTATTCCGACTTCCTGCCGATACTGGCCTGGGTCGAGAAGGAAGAGGCGTTCCTGTGCATCGACGATGGCTGGGGCCAGGCCTGGGAGCTCGTTCCCGCCGCCTACATGTTCGCCCATGTCCAGCAGGCGCTGCTCGGCCTGCTCAACATCCACTTCCCCGAAGGCACGGTGCTGCAGCTCATCACCTTCGCCGATCCGCTCATAGACCCCGCGCTCGATGCCTATCTCGACCTCAAGGTCCGACCCGATCCGCTGGTGCAGGCCTCGGCGCGGCGGACCGCAGACTATTTGCGCGCCGGCACCCGCGGGCTCGACTCCCTGCACGGTATCCCGGTGCGTGACTTTCGCCTGTTCCTCGCGGTGAAGACGCGGGTGAAGCTGGGCGCCGACCTACGCCGTCAGGTGGAGGAGCAACTGGCGAAGATGGGCATCCGCCGCCTGCCGCCATCCGAGCTCGTCAGCTTCTACCGCCGGATATTCAACGGCGTGTTCGCGCCCGCGCCCGGTGTGTTCCTGCAGGATGGCGTCGGCGGCATGCCCGCGCCCTCGGTGGCCCGCCAGATCATCGAGGCGGGGCCGGACCTCTTTTTCGAGGGGCCGGAAGTTTTCCTCGGCAACCAGGTCGCACGCTGCCTGACGCCCAAGGCGCCCGCGCGGCGCATCACCGCCGAGCGCGCCAACCGGCTGATGGGCGGGATGCGCGGGAGCGCGGAGGACAGCGACCAGATCGGTGGCCCGTTCCTCTCCTGTCTCTCGGTATTGTTCGACCATTCGCAGTTCGAGATTCACAAGCGCGCGCAGATTCTTTCCGCGCAGAAGGCGGCGGGCAGCTTCGCGGTCGAGGTCGGCAAGCAGATCGAGGAGATCGGCTGGATCCTCGACGAGGCTTCGAACAGCCGGTTCGTCTCGGTGATCCCGACGATGTGGGTGCTGGGCCGCGACAGCGCCCAGGCGCGCGACATGGCCGCGCGTGCCAAGCGGCTTTGGGAGTCCGAACCGCTGCCGTTCATGGTCCAGGAGGAGAGCTATCTGCTACCGGTGCTGCTCGCCGCCAGCCTGCCTTTCGGGCTTTACCCTGAAAAGCGTACGATGAAGCTGCTCGAGCGCGACTTCCGGATGCCGGTCAAGGCGGCGACGCTGATGGCGCCGGTGCAGACTGACTTTCGCGGGGGCGGGCGCCCGGCGCTGCTTTACGTCGGCCGCAAGGGTCAGCTGATCACGCTCGACCTCTTCGATCCCAGGATCAACAACTACAACTTCATCGTCTCGGCCGAGTCTGGTGCGGGCAAGAGCTTCCTGCTCAACAACCTGTGCCAGCAATATTATGCGCAAGGCGCGCTGATCCGGATCATCGATATCGGCGGCAGCTATCGCAAGCTCTGCACCCTGTGCTCGGGCCGCTACATCGACATCGGCGAGGAACGGCTCGTCCTCAACCCCTTCGACATGGGCCTCGCGCTCGACGGCGAGGACAAGCAGTCGGCGATCGCCATGGCGGTCGCGATCGTCGCGGAAATGGCCAATGCCGCCACCCGCAAACCCGTTACCACCTCGCAGTGGAATCTCCTCAAGTCGGCCGTGCAGTGGACCGTCGATGGCGGGCGCGGCGAGGACGGCATCGATGCGGTGCGCGAATGGCTGGGGCGCTATCCCGAGAACGCCGTGTCGGATCTGGACCGCGTCGAGCATCTCGTGCCCGTCGCGCGCGAGCTCGCCTTCAACCTGCGCGATTTCGGGTCCGGAGGCGCCTATGGGCATTTCTTCAACGGCCCCTCTACGTTCGATATCCGCAGCGACGAGTTCGTCGTGCTCGAGCTCGAACGGCTCAAGGCACTGCCGGACCTCTTCAATGTCATAGTCATGGTGGTGGTCAACGCCGTCACCCAGGAGCTCTACCTCTCCGATCGCGGTCGTCCCCGCTTCGTGCTGTGCGACGAGGCCGCGCAGTTCATGACACGCAGCGACGGGCAGGATCTCTCGCGTCTCGCCGAGGCCTTCGGCCAGGGGTATCGCCGGGCACGCAAATACCAGGGCAGCTTCGGCATCGTCCTTCAGAGCATGAACGATCTGACGCTCTTCGGCGGCACCGGCCAGGTGATCCTCGAGAACGCGGCGACGAAGTTCCTGCTGCAGGGCTCGACCTACGACAAGGCAGTCGACAACAAGATCCTCGACTATTCGGGCTTCGTCCTTGACCTCCTCAAATCGGTCCGCAACGCCAAGCCGAACTATTCCGAGGTGTTCATAGATTCGCCGCTTGGCCTCGGCATCGCGAGGCTCGTGGTCGATCCCTTCAGCTACTGGATCAACACCTCGGCGCCGGGAGAGGTCGCCGCCTTCGAGGCGCTGCTGCGCGCCGGGCGCAGCCCGCTTGAAGCGGTGTGCGAACTCGCCGGCGTCGACCCCGTACAGATCCTGGGTGATGGAGGCGGCCGGGAGCACCAGTGGGACGGTCAATCGGATGGGGCCGCGGCATGA
- a CDS encoding TraV family lipoprotein: MTMPRPALLALPFPLIGLSLSGCAAVGSVMSPYSEKFSCKNSDHGQCIHPDQAYADALAGRPSKSDPAVTNDRKLLRTGKAPGAAGPKRRDAKNPGLAEPAQPNIGAVVEGPSSPMLRPSRTVRTLILPYADKHRPGRLYMPRYIYSIVDRPAWVVGDYLVEPGGRVPAPPVLRTTRESDPAGTAEPAAGASHDALEPESRP, from the coding sequence ATGACCATGCCACGTCCCGCATTGCTGGCTCTCCCCTTCCCCCTCATTGGCCTGTCCCTGTCGGGCTGCGCGGCGGTCGGCTCGGTGATGTCGCCCTATAGCGAGAAGTTCTCCTGCAAGAACAGCGACCATGGCCAGTGCATCCATCCCGATCAGGCCTATGCCGACGCGCTGGCCGGAAGGCCGTCCAAATCGGATCCGGCCGTCACCAACGATCGCAAGCTGCTCCGGACGGGAAAAGCGCCAGGGGCAGCAGGGCCCAAGCGCCGCGATGCAAAGAATCCTGGCCTTGCCGAACCCGCACAGCCCAATATCGGCGCAGTGGTCGAGGGCCCGTCCTCGCCGATGCTGCGGCCCTCGCGCACGGTGCGCACGCTGATCCTGCCCTATGCGGACAAGCATCGGCCGGGTCGCCTCTACATGCCGCGCTACATCTATTCGATCGTCGATAGGCCCGCATGGGTCGTCGGCGACTATCTCGTCGAACCCGGCGGCCGGGTTCCCGCGCCGCCGGTGCTGCGCACCACGCGTGAGAGCGATCCGGCAGGAACCGCTGAGCCGGCCGCCGGTGCAAGCCACGATGCCCTCGAACCGGAGAGCCGGCCATGA
- a CDS encoding TraB/VirB10 family protein, translated as MNGPDDKATGTPEPRSAYQAHLAEQAAREGEDVLGRAGIGAPFGFPDWKAQWNRLSAKQKLRARQLAVAVAVGALGVALYMASGRKEEVKSADPAASLNMGAGLRGDSLEVKLRGDLKKVLDGQQLLGDRVSAIEEGKVVPGSKSPAAAQGSDGDLPPALPDTVPALLYPPETGDISADADRLPAPPTGPVSVAPPAPPVEKTIGAIGSATGAIVSTGGPQGVADVSASSKKKNRTIYLPPGFMKARLLTGIDALASRDATSNPEPIIARVQAPAVLPNEVKANLAGCFVIGNATGSLAKERVEIQLVSLSCVDFDEHSVVDQPVKGFFVDTDGKKGLSGKVVTRAGATLARAFIAGTISGISQSVESTFGSTSTSALGSVRTLDAADAAKTGIAGGLSKSSDKLTDFYLDLARQAGPIVEVGAAKDVVVVIQEGVTLEIKPGATAKF; from the coding sequence ATGAACGGCCCGGACGACAAGGCCACGGGCACCCCTGAGCCGCGTTCGGCCTACCAGGCGCACCTGGCCGAACAGGCCGCGCGCGAAGGGGAGGACGTGCTGGGCCGTGCTGGAATTGGCGCACCCTTTGGTTTCCCCGACTGGAAAGCACAGTGGAACCGGTTGTCCGCGAAGCAGAAGCTGCGCGCGCGCCAGCTCGCCGTCGCCGTTGCCGTCGGTGCACTGGGGGTTGCGCTCTATATGGCTTCCGGGCGCAAGGAAGAGGTGAAGAGTGCCGATCCCGCCGCCTCGCTCAACATGGGCGCGGGCCTGCGCGGCGACAGTCTCGAGGTGAAGCTGCGCGGTGACCTCAAGAAAGTGCTCGATGGCCAGCAGCTGCTCGGGGACCGGGTGAGCGCCATCGAGGAAGGCAAGGTGGTTCCCGGCAGCAAGTCGCCCGCGGCTGCCCAGGGCAGCGATGGCGATCTGCCGCCCGCGCTGCCGGACACCGTCCCGGCCCTGCTCTATCCTCCCGAGACCGGGGACATTTCCGCGGATGCCGACAGATTGCCCGCGCCGCCGACCGGTCCCGTATCTGTGGCGCCGCCCGCCCCGCCGGTCGAGAAGACGATCGGCGCGATCGGCTCGGCGACGGGTGCGATCGTAAGCACGGGCGGGCCGCAGGGCGTGGCCGACGTCTCGGCCTCGTCCAAAAAAAAGAATCGGACGATCTATTTACCGCCTGGTTTCATGAAGGCGCGGCTCCTGACCGGGATCGACGCGCTGGCCAGCCGGGACGCCACGAGCAATCCCGAGCCGATCATCGCGAGGGTCCAGGCGCCCGCGGTTCTGCCCAATGAGGTCAAAGCCAACCTTGCCGGCTGCTTCGTCATCGGCAACGCCACCGGCAGCCTCGCCAAGGAGCGGGTGGAAATCCAGCTCGTCTCGCTGTCGTGTGTCGATTTCGACGAGCATTCGGTGGTCGATCAGCCCGTCAAAGGCTTCTTCGTCGACACCGACGGCAAGAAGGGCCTGTCGGGGAAGGTCGTGACCCGCGCCGGCGCGACGCTCGCCCGTGCCTTCATCGCCGGCACCATCAGCGGCATTTCGCAATCGGTCGAAAGTACGTTCGGCAGCACGTCGACCTCCGCGCTGGGTTCGGTACGCACGCTCGATGCCGCGGACGCCGCCAAGACCGGCATCGCCGGGGGCCTTTCCAAGTCTTCGGACAAACTCACCGATTTCTATCTCGATCTCGCCCGGCAGGCGGGCCCCATCGTTGAGGTCGGCGCCGCCAAGGACGTCGTCGTGGTGATCCAGGAGGGCGTGACCCTCGAGATCAAGCCCGGCGCCACTGCCAAGTTCTAA
- a CDS encoding lasso peptide biosynthesis B2 protein, which translates to MGYCDSGGKMIFLDALHDRYFSVTPAIATLVRSVSSGDVLNVAQQNLLLRTGLFEIGETAQASNCAPCNVGVVSVMSAAQHVAKPRLRNGVNWTLATLSLALFHNVARRLPLRRSLALAKALSRSSLARLLLKDPNSILVAFDRALLLFPRKDRCLPDALALYPLLKCQNPATRIVFGVRTDPFQAHCWVQIGAIAIQQDIEVVRSFQPILAIA; encoded by the coding sequence GTGGGTTATTGCGACAGCGGCGGGAAGATGATTTTCCTGGATGCGCTCCACGACCGATATTTCTCAGTCACTCCCGCAATTGCGACGTTAGTTCGAAGCGTTTCATCAGGCGACGTTTTGAATGTCGCACAGCAGAACCTCCTGCTTCGTACGGGCCTATTTGAGATCGGCGAAACCGCGCAGGCAAGCAATTGTGCGCCATGTAATGTTGGCGTCGTCAGCGTGATGAGTGCCGCTCAGCATGTGGCAAAGCCGCGCCTGCGAAATGGCGTGAACTGGACGCTCGCGACCCTATCCTTGGCGTTATTTCATAACGTAGCGAGGCGGCTGCCTCTGCGTAGATCTCTGGCATTGGCAAAGGCATTGTCCCGCAGTTCGCTCGCGCGCCTGCTGCTTAAAGACCCGAACAGCATCCTGGTAGCATTCGACCGCGCGCTCCTTCTATTCCCCAGAAAGGATCGATGCCTGCCGGACGCTCTCGCCTTGTACCCACTGCTTAAATGTCAGAACCCGGCCACTCGAATAGTCTTCGGTGTGCGGACAGATCCCTTCCAGGCGCATTGCTGGGTTCAGATAGGCGCCATAGCAATCCAGCAAGACATCGAAGTCGTTCGGTCGTTCCAACCGATACTGGCCATCGCATGA
- a CDS encoding DsbC family protein: protein MSAVSAHAGEPDQASNQPVVAAQGPTKGDLLGDAKAEAEQQLHQTFTNLRFEDFGPAPVEGPLYQATAGGKIIYFAPQSEHLLFATVYDRNGVNLTARAQEQGASRRLKAIDPAKALAIGPVDAPTVIEFTDPDCPYCQALDRYWNAKGAEGKPVRRLIFFVSGIHPTAAAKAEHILCSPDREAAFRAAYSGQTPPTLRQCAAGHDKVAADAELVARVGISGTPTLIADGKLISGFQQAELEAFLDRHAKPALAKIATDAPR from the coding sequence ATGTCGGCTGTCTCCGCCCATGCCGGTGAGCCGGATCAGGCATCGAACCAGCCCGTAGTCGCGGCCCAAGGTCCGACGAAGGGAGATTTGCTGGGAGATGCAAAGGCTGAAGCCGAGCAGCAGTTGCACCAGACCTTCACCAACCTGCGCTTCGAGGACTTCGGTCCCGCCCCGGTCGAAGGGCCTCTCTATCAGGCCACGGCGGGCGGCAAGATCATCTATTTCGCACCGCAGAGCGAACACCTGCTGTTTGCCACGGTCTACGATCGTAATGGCGTGAACCTGACGGCGCGTGCCCAGGAACAGGGCGCAAGCCGGCGCCTAAAGGCGATCGATCCAGCCAAGGCCCTGGCGATCGGTCCGGTCGATGCGCCGACGGTGATCGAGTTCACCGACCCCGACTGCCCCTACTGCCAGGCGCTCGACCGCTACTGGAACGCCAAGGGGGCGGAGGGTAAGCCGGTCCGGCGCCTCATCTTCTTCGTGAGCGGCATCCACCCGACCGCAGCGGCCAAGGCAGAGCATATCCTGTGCTCGCCCGATCGCGAGGCAGCGTTCAGGGCCGCCTATTCGGGCCAGACCCCGCCGACCCTTCGCCAGTGCGCGGCCGGCCACGACAAGGTCGCCGCCGATGCCGAACTGGTCGCCAGGGTGGGTATCTCGGGAACGCCGACCCTCATTGCGGACGGCAAGCTCATCTCGGGCTTCCAGCAGGCCGAGCTCGAGGCGTTTCTCGACCGGCACGCGAAGCCCGCCCTGGCGAAGATCGCCACCGATGCGCCGCGCTGA
- a CDS encoding asparagine synthase C-terminal domain-containing protein: protein MVPCYYKIFQDYVMLSSAIPKSPRSSAGRLSLNWNAIAHHLVFPHLPQRQTCLDGICEVLPGELVIIRDEAAHHELIWKPSHYVGDNRSCNVSEARDKLGAVLKDTLETWCSRYPCPLISASGGFDSSTVASLARSFGSIKLINFYTESLRGDERAYASTLADYLGEDLNTAICRADDVEVQKNLSAFRPCPSARTFTQTFDKAARAYADAVNASAHFSGGGGDNVFGKLHSAYPLADLFKQKGFCKDLWPTLLDICHVTGAPLTGALRQVVGSLTGVRSPSSWTMHPELLRADIVSSISENLHPWVTDVASEAPGKRQLVRNIARATALTGYLNILDDRPTVYPLLSQPIIELSLSFPTWLWVAGGADRAIARMAMRSSLPAQILDRKGKGAFDGLVYQILSQNWDQIFDDLEGGLLADHGLLDIEEMRAIRRNRLEAKFMSNILHIHETEVWCRSWA from the coding sequence ATGGTGCCTTGCTACTATAAAATTTTTCAAGACTATGTGATGCTGAGTTCAGCAATTCCAAAATCTCCGCGATCAAGCGCCGGCCGTCTATCCCTCAACTGGAATGCCATAGCTCATCATCTCGTGTTTCCGCATTTACCCCAGCGGCAAACATGCCTGGACGGTATATGCGAGGTTTTGCCAGGAGAACTGGTAATTATCCGCGATGAAGCCGCGCACCATGAGTTGATTTGGAAGCCCTCTCACTATGTCGGAGACAATCGCTCCTGCAATGTCTCAGAAGCGCGGGACAAGTTAGGCGCCGTCCTCAAGGATACGTTGGAAACATGGTGCAGTCGGTATCCTTGTCCTTTGATATCTGCGTCTGGTGGCTTCGATTCTTCAACGGTCGCCAGTCTCGCCAGAAGCTTTGGTTCCATCAAGCTCATAAACTTCTACACGGAATCGCTCAGGGGGGACGAGAGAGCCTATGCATCCACGCTTGCAGACTATCTTGGTGAAGACCTCAATACTGCGATTTGCCGGGCTGACGATGTTGAGGTTCAGAAGAACCTTTCGGCCTTTCGTCCGTGCCCTTCAGCCCGCACTTTTACGCAGACTTTTGACAAAGCAGCGAGGGCCTATGCCGACGCGGTCAACGCCAGCGCCCACTTTTCTGGTGGGGGTGGAGATAACGTCTTTGGAAAACTGCATTCGGCCTACCCCCTCGCGGATCTCTTTAAACAAAAGGGATTCTGTAAGGATCTCTGGCCGACTTTGCTCGATATCTGTCATGTCACCGGCGCACCGCTGACGGGGGCCCTTCGTCAGGTTGTAGGTTCGTTGACTGGCGTCAGGAGCCCGTCGTCCTGGACCATGCACCCCGAGTTATTGAGAGCCGATATTGTCTCTTCGATATCAGAGAATCTGCATCCCTGGGTTACAGACGTCGCCAGCGAAGCTCCCGGTAAGCGGCAACTTGTCAGAAATATAGCGCGCGCAACCGCGCTCACGGGCTATCTTAATATTCTTGACGATCGACCAACAGTTTATCCGCTTTTATCGCAACCCATCATCGAACTATCCTTGTCATTCCCGACTTGGCTGTGGGTCGCCGGGGGGGCTGACCGAGCCATCGCGCGCATGGCGATGCGCTCTTCCTTGCCGGCCCAAATCCTTGATCGGAAGGGGAAGGGCGCTTTTGATGGGTTGGTCTACCAAATCTTGAGCCAAAACTGGGACCAAATTTTTGATGACCTCGAAGGTGGCCTACTCGCCGATCACGGGTTACTTGACATTGAGGAAATGAGGGCCATTCGTCGCAATCGGCTCGAAGCCAAATTCATGTCGAACATTCTTCATATCCATGAGACAGAAGTCTGGTGCAGATCCTGGGCGTGA